DNA from Tripterygium wilfordii isolate XIE 37 chromosome 4, ASM1340144v1, whole genome shotgun sequence:
CCTTAAACTTCATGGACTTGGCACGCTGAGCACGAAGCTTTCCACTTACAATAACCTGCATCAATGTATATTAGAAATTGATCACAGAAAATCGATAAATTTTCATACAAGTGGATGTGCACCCAATGAAAGATGAAATGTTCTACAAATACCTCACATCCCTTTGCTCCACTCTCCATGATAAATCTGAGGACACCATAGCAAGCCCTACAAAGATGACAAAGTTTAAGTCTATCTACCATATCCACAAAGCAGAGTGAAAAAATAAGGGAGAACAccaaaaaaatacttttttctTATCCTCTCATTCACTCCCCAAACCAAAAGGAAATAAACatgcaaaataaattttaaaatgtgaATTCCAGACGAGGTGTGCAAGTACAAACGGCAAGCAAATGAATGAAGGTAATGTGGGAGAATATTCTAAAGTCCAAGGCACCTTTACATCATGCACAAGAAGCCAGGCAATCTCCTGTAGAGTCTTTCGCGTAAGCATTGCAATAAAACCCCGAAGGCTCACTTTAGAAGGCAAAAGGGGGAAATAAATGCTAGTACCGAACAACATGACACAAGataaacacaaaatagaatgcaaaaaaaaaatataaaaacaaaatccctaaaaacatCATCCCAGACATTTTACAGAAGACTGCTCATACTTGCCTCCTATGTCAGGATCAACCTCAACTAAATTAAAAAGACACGTAAGGAGTAAGGACAAGCAATCTAAACTTCACGTTCCCAAGTATTTGCTTAAACAACCCATCGATATGGAGCTACATAGGTTCACAGCCCGAGAgaagaaaaattacaaaatattctTAACGATAGGGAGTTTGGAACTAAGTATATACAATGTCGATTTTACACATCAACAACATCAGTTCACATTTTGACGATGTAAACTTTTTCAACACTATGCAACTCAAGTCTCATCCAGTGACTAAAATCAACTCAAGAATATTCTTAACTATAATAGAACAGATATTCATCTTAACATCAAAGTTTTATATTAGCTTCGATGAAAGCAAGGACAGCACAAGATTAGTAGAATCCATGTAGTAAACAGAAAACCTTTGGTGTGAGCATTGAATttaaaaaccttaaaccttagTGTAAAACTATAAAAGATGGTGATGTAGGAGATTATTCCAAACTCCAAGCACCTTAGAGCAGCACAAGAAGCCTGACAATCCCCAATGAAAACATTTATTTCAGCATTGAGACTAAACCCCAGTGGCCCACTTTCTAAAGCAAAAGGGGAAAACAATGCTTATATGAAGAGcatgataagaaaagaaaacataaatgtGAAAATGTCTACTCAAATTAGGTTAAAAAAAGTTTTCTCAAAATTCCCTGTATTATTCATCAATGTTTATACTCCCTTCCCAGGTCTTTGTCAGCCTGCGCTAAATGGGGAAATGAAAATATGTTTTCAACTATGACAATTGAAGGCATTACTTACACTCAACAACCAAGAGGAGATGAAGTACCAAAATATTTCATTTTGCAATGGCGATTCTGATTTGACAGATAGATTTCTAAAACAATGCTGTTAAAatcataaggtaaaaatacaCTGTATCACTTGAGGaacttaaaaaacaaaaactcaacAGCTGGGATTCAATTAGGTAACAACAGGAGTTGGTTTCAAGAGATTGAATTAAGCCCAAAATTGATGCCGGATCATTTAAAGTTATTTATTCAAACTACAAACTTCTTGTTGGATCCTTTGAGTCATTTAataaattccaaacaaaaataaagcaGAAAAATTTTAGCATGTAAAGTTTTTTTGGTATAACCTGAAACAGCATTTAACAACGTTATATTATTCTGAAGTACCTCCTAACAGCAAGGCCTCCTAGCAGCTTGTAACGCAGCGACTCTGCTTGAGCAATGGCACAGAGGCCCCTGTTGTTAACCTTTTCAGCATACAGCTCCACACTGTTCTCAGGAAACTTAAATCGCTTCTGAACAATTGAGGTCAGTTCTCTGATCCTTCTCCCTTTCTCACCTGATACACAAATCATAAActattgaaaaatcaaaaatgTTGATACTATAACCCTCCACATAGTAGCATGAACATTGACAATTAACAACACAGATTTGAACTTCAAATTACACTCTTGCCAATTCATGAAAACAAACTGTTGCATAAAATACACCAACCAATCAATTAAATCCTAATCGGAAAACCAATCTATCCTAGCTTACTTTATTCACTAAacatttctaagtctcaaaaacaGAAGAGAATAAAATATTCCACTCTGAaacttttttaagaaaaaactgACACCATGGCCATTCAAAGGAATGCTAGACTCACCAAGGACATTCTGAGTACGAGTGGCCCTAATAATGATCTCAGTGCGCATCGGAGTAACCCTAACTTCAACACCAGAGTAGCCATCCTCAGCGAGCTCTCTGGTGAGCACCTCATTCAGCTCCGCAATGAAGACTCCGTCACCAACAAACTGTAGCAAATTCACAAAATGgacaaaaagaaatcaaaaaccAACCTCCAGAAGGGTAATATACTacgtaaaaaaaaatctcatcgaCGTTAGTTTCAATGTATTACTATCCGAAGTTCAACAAACCATATTCCAACAAGAAGCGTAATACGAAATCAAAATTGTTTTCCGTGTCATATTAATATTCTTTGAAAGAGAAGAGAGTATAGAATTAAGAGAGCAACTGGAGACGGACTCACCTTGCGCTTCTTGGTTATCTGAGTAGCCATGACTTTGGAGGTACCGATGAAACAAGAAAGTAGGCTCTACGCGGTGAAGACTCTGAGCAGTGGAAGAGAGTGTGAAACCAGAAACCCTAATTTCAGGTCAAGATAATGATCTTATATAGAGTCGGACAAGTTGGTATGATCGAACGGTGTAGAAAGCAGTATGGCAATCGCACAATGGAGAAAAATTGTGCTTTATAAAGAGTATGGGGTGATGTGATCTGACGGTGTATAAAAACTAGTTTAATTGGATCTAACGGCTCAGAAACcagtattaaaattaaaaaacttCACAAAAatcgccgttgccggggatcgaACCCGGGTCACCCGCGTGACAGGCGGGAATACTCACCACTATACTACAACGACCTGGTTGACATAGTAAGTTCACGTAAACAATATATCTTAACATCAGATCATACAGCTAATCAACAACCGTCCAAAATAACATGCCACCGGCCAAAAATCCTTGCTTTATTTTTCCAACATACGGCTGCAAATGTACTTCAAACATCATCCTACCTCCAGCCATGGCTGTATCATCAACCACTGGAAGAGTGTACATCCCCCACCAAAGTTTCACTTCCTGAACCCCAAAAATGGGACCATCTTCTCAAATTCCCTCTCCTTTGGTCCGAAAACacctagaaattttttttcataaagtgCTCCAGCGATTTATCAGCAGAGACTGGATCAACAGACGTAGAATCAGAGAGTTCCATTGAAGTTCCCAAAGAACCACCATCTTTGATTTCTCCTCTTAATGTGGAGAAGGCTCTTCGGGGCATACGTAAATTTCTGACCCATTAATCCTCACATTCAAACTTCTAAGTTTCAACCTAAGTCGTGTTTGGTAATAAAGGTTTGGTCTGCCATGGGCAACCATTACTGACGTAGATAATTATGGTACACTTGGACTCCAAAGAGGATGTTTTGATGTTCATATGATCAGGTCACAATTCAAATCCTCACAATCTCCTGTGCTATTACCCTGATTGCTTTAATTCTGCGTCTCATACTTTTGTCTCTGCTTCTCATGAAACAGGTCTATGTTGCCTATTACAACAAGATTGAAGAACTGAAGGATCAGGGTTTGGATGAAGAGGAATTGAGCAAGAAAATGGAACATCTTAAAGTTACTATCCCACCCATCCCATTTTCTCTCTTAAACGGGTAATCTGTGAATGATTTGATTGTCCATACTCCATTTTGTCATCCGTGGAAGATAGAAACTGTATCTGTATGATGGAAGCTTAGCGAGGAGCGAAAACCCAGATAGTTATCCTTGGACTTGTGAGGTCGACATCACCCACCCAGATCCTCACACAGACTCCTCAACTACCGGTATGCACCTCAACTTTCCCACCTCTGTGTAGTCGGTAGACCATACAGTTCATAGATAGAGCGATATTTAGTAGAATGAACTGTGTTGGCAGGAACTATAAATCATGTAACTGTAACGAGGGGATAGGACGTTGGGCC
Protein-coding regions in this window:
- the LOC119996643 gene encoding 40S ribosomal protein S3-3-like, whose amino-acid sequence is MATQITKKRKFVGDGVFIAELNEVLTRELAEDGYSGVEVRVTPMRTEIIIRATRTQNVLGEKGRRIRELTSIVQKRFKFPENSVELYAEKVNNRGLCAIAQAESLRYKLLGGLAVRRACYGVLRFIMESGAKGCEVIVSGKLRAQRAKSMKFKDGYMISSGQPVKEYIDSAVRHVLLRQGVLGIKVKIMLDWDPKGKQGPTTPLPDLVTIHAPKEEEEYVPPVLSTTNIEIPVA